The sequence below is a genomic window from Candidatus Binatia bacterium.
GAGCGGATCGATGCCGGGCTCGGTCATGTCGTACAGCAGACGGGTGCCGTACCCCTTGCCGCCGATGTAGAGCCGGGCAATGTTCTCGTCGAGTGATTTGAAGGCGAATGCCCGGTTGGCCAGGTCAACTTCCAGGACGCGGCCCGCGTATCCTTTGATCATTGCAACACCCCCGATATCCACCTTGTACCCAGGCGCCGCCGCCGTATCAACTCATATCCGCCGTGGAAGGACGGACAAGTGGAGGATTCCCATGTCTGGTGCTACGCTGCGGCGCGCGTTCGTTCTTGTTGAACGCCAAGACGGTGCACGGAGAGCGCGATGAATGGGTTCATGTCGGGTGTGCTGGAAGTCAAGTCGGGGCTGGTGCGGTCCGGGCTCGCGGGTGTTGTCCTCTTGGTGGTGGCGGCCTGCATGCCGGCCCGCGGCGTAGCGTTCGATCTCGACGACGTGGCCGCCCAAGCGGAGCAACTGGCTCGCGAGCCCTTCCAAGATCCGAAAGGGCAGGTGCCCGAGTGGCTCCTGAAGATCGACTACGATCAGTGGCGCGACATCCGCTTCCGCCCGCAGCGCGCCTTGTGGCGGGATGAGCACTTGCCGTTTCAGGTGCAGTTCTTTCACCCCGGCCTGTACTATGACCGCACCGTGGCCGTCAACGTCATCGACGCACAGGGCGTTCGACCCGTGGAGTTCTCGACCGATCAATTCGACTACGGCAAGAACAACTTCGCCAAGAAGGTGCCTCGGAAGCTGGGATATGCCGGCTTCCGCATCCATTACCCGCTCAACCGGCCCGACTACCCCGACGAACTCATCGCCTTCGTCGGGGCCAGTTACTTCCGCGCCCTGGCGCGGCAGCAGGTGTACGGGCTGTCCGCTCGCGGCATTGCCATCGATACGATTGCCTCGACGACCGAAGAGTTCCCTTACTTCCGCGAGTTCTGGCTCGTGCGTCCGGCGGCGGATGACGGTGAATGCGGTGCATCCTGGGATGGTCGCCACGAATTTTGCGGCGAACAACGGGGCGCTGGGCAAGGTCGCGCGTGTCTTTATGAATTTCGGATCGATCAGCATTGCCGATGGCGCAGAGACGATGGTTTATCTCGCGTCGTCGCCCGAAGTGGAAGGTATAACGGGCAAATACTGGGTCAAGAAAAAGGAACGCCAATCATCGCCCGTGTCGTATGATGAAGCGGCGCAGAAACAATTGTGGCAGGTGAGTGAGGAGATGGTTGGAGTGACCTTCCGGGTTTAAGGAAACTGGCAGGTCTGATCGATGAGGCTGCAATGGCGCACACAACTCTGAAACCTGGTTATCATGATTTAGTCGAACGTCTCAATCGTTTTCCGCAAGGCGCGCCGCCGTCCGATTTGCTCTATCGCATTTTGGAAATGCTGTTCAGCGAGCGCGAAGCGGAACTCGTCGCGCAGGTTCCTGTCAAGCCATTCACCGCACAGCAAGCGGCGAAGATTTGGAAGATCGACGTGACCGAAGCGCGCAACGTGCTCGAAGGTCTTGCCAGCCGCGCAGTTCTGCTTGATACGGAAACACCCAGCGGTGAAATGATGTACGTCCTGCCGCCGCCAATGGCTGGGTTTTTCGAGTTCTCGATGATGCGCTTGCGCGGTGACATCGATCAAAAAATGCTCGGCGAATTGTTTTACCAGTACATCACTGTCGAAGACGATTTCATTCGCGCGCTTTTTGCGAACGGCGAGACGCAGCTGGGTCGTGTGTTCGTCAACGAGCCGATGCTTTCCGCCGACAACGCGCTTCACGTTCTCGATTACGAGCGCGCGAGTCATGTCATCGACAGCGCGACGGCGATGGGCATCGGCGTCTGCTACTGTCGCCACAAGATGCAACACGTCGGACGCGATTGCAACGCGCCGAAAGATATTTGCATGACGTTCAACGGGAGCGCGCAGTCGCTCATTCGTCACGGCTATGCGCGTTCCGTGAGCAAATCGGAAGGGATGGATTTGCTCGCGCAGGCGTACGCGAATAATCTCGTGCAATTTGGCGAGAACGTGCGCGAGGGCGTCAACTTTATTTGCAATTGTTGTGGTTGTTGTTGCGAAGCGATGATTGCTGCGCGCAAATTCGGCATGATGAACCCAGTGCACACGACGAATTTCATTCCGTCGATTGAATTGGAGAAATGCAACGGTTGCGGCAAGTGCGCGAACATCTGCCCGGTGGAGGCGATGACCGTTGTCTCAGCGCACGATCCGCATCACGCCTACAAGCGCAAAGCCAAGCTCGATGTCGATATTTGTCTGGGTTGCGGCGTCTGTGCGCGCGTGTGTCCAACGCACGGCATCCAGCTTGAATCGCGCGCACAGCGCGTCATCACGCCCGTTAATTCGACGGCGCGCATTGTGATGATGGCAATCGAGCGCGGCAATTTACAAGATTTGATTTTCGATAATCGCGCGCTGTTCAGTCATCGCGCGATGGCGGCGATTCTGAGTGTGATTCTCAAAGCGCCGCCGGTCAAGCGCGCGTTGGCA
It includes:
- a CDS encoding glucan biosynthesis protein: MNGFMSGVLEVKSGLVRSGLAGVVLLVVAACMPARGVAFDLDDVAAQAEQLAREPFQDPKGQVPEWLLKIDYDQWRDIRFRPQRALWRDEHLPFQVQFFHPGLYYDRTVAVNVIDAQGVRPVEFSTDQFDYGKNNFAKKVPRKLGYAGFRIHYPLNRPDYPDELIAFVGASYFRALARQQVYGLSARGIAIDTIASTTEEFPYFREFWLVRPAADDGECGASWDGRHEFCGEQRGAGQGRACLYEFRIDQHCRWRRDDGLSRVVARSGRYNGQILGQEKGTPIIARVV
- a CDS encoding aldehyde ferredoxin oxidoreductase N-terminal domain-containing protein, with translation MIKGYAGRVLEVDLANRAFAFKSLDENIARLYIGGKGYGTRLLYDMTEPGIDPLGPANPLIFATGPLNGSVAPQSNRFVVVCKSPLTGGIG
- a CDS encoding 4Fe-4S dicluster domain-containing protein; the protein is MAHTTLKPGYHDLVERLNRFPQGAPPSDLLYRILEMLFSEREAELVAQVPVKPFTAQQAAKIWKIDVTEARNVLEGLASRAVLLDTETPSGEMMYVLPPPMAGFFEFSMMRLRGDIDQKMLGELFYQYITVEDDFIRALFANGETQLGRVFVNEPMLSADNALHVLDYERASHVIDSATAMGIGVCYCRHKMQHVGRDCNAPKDICMTFNGSAQSLIRHGYARSVSKSEGMDLLAQAYANNLVQFGENVREGVNFICNCCGCCCEAMIAARKFGMMNPVHTTNFIPSIELEKCNGCGKCANICPVEAMTVVSAHDPHHAYKRKAKLDVDICLGCGVCARVCPTHGIQLESRAQRVITPVNSTARIVMMAIERGNLQDLIFDNRALFSHRAMAAILSVILKAPPVKRALASQQMKSRYLEAILDRVSV